AGAAATAGTGGATAAAGTGAATAATTTTTTAAAAAATAATTATTTAAATTTTTAATTAATTTTATGACAAACAAAATAAAAATTTTAATTGTGGAAGATGATTTTTTTTTAAGAAAACTTTGTCAAAAAAAATTAGAACAAAAAGAATTTGAAGTTTTTTTAGCAGAAGATGGAAATAAAGGTATAGAAGAAGCAAAAAAAAATCAGCCAGATTTAATATTATTAGATATTATTTTACCAGGTATTAATGGATTTGAAGTTTTAAAAACCCTTAAAAAGGATCTAGCGACAGCTTCAATTCCAATAGTTTTATTAAGTAATTTAGGACAAAAAGAAGATATAGATAAAGGATTAGCATTGGGCGCCAATGATTATCTTATTAAGGCTCATTTTTCTCCTCAGGAAATAGTTGATAAAATAGAAGAAGTGTTAATGTCAATTAAAAGTAAGTAAATAATAGACCGATAAGTAATAGTAATTCTGCCGAAG
This sequence is a window from Candidatus Kuenenbacteria bacterium HGW-Kuenenbacteria-1. Protein-coding genes within it:
- a CDS encoding response regulator, translated to MTNKIKILIVEDDFFLRKLCQKKLEQKEFEVFLAEDGNKGIEEAKKNQPDLILLDIILPGINGFEVLKTLKKDLATASIPIVLLSNLGQKEDIDKGLALGANDYLIKAHFSPQEIVDKIEEVLMSIKSK